Proteins from one Nitrospirota bacterium genomic window:
- a CDS encoding DUF1015 domain-containing protein, producing the protein MAEVVPFKGVLFNVPKVSKSSGEELLAPPYDIITPEDRQALYDKSPYNIVRIDFGIKNPEDNEQENRYSRAKAYLESWLKDETLVSSSRPGFYSYEVAYTIQGEKLTLRGFLGLVKLEALGKGNIHPHEYTHSKPKKDRLDLMRYCEANISPIFSIYNSPEKIASGILQEKGREKPYIEATDASGSIHRLWQIDDVKAAAAITAELADKAVFIADGHHRYETALEYQKEMQKKEGPSDSPRPYDYVLMFLANMADEGLTILPTHRLVKDLPADALEQLSNDFDIQEMKISDDILAAIAGKRDVYGFYTGGDTWYRLSYKGEGIHGVPPALKDLDVTILHDLIFKQLLDIENVSYEMDLQKCLQAVQSGDFSAAFFLNPTGVYDVERVALASLRMPPKSTYFYPKLMTGMVLNIFKNSL; encoded by the coding sequence ATGGCTGAAGTGGTCCCTTTCAAGGGGGTTTTGTTCAATGTTCCCAAGGTGTCAAAAAGCTCAGGTGAAGAGCTTCTTGCGCCGCCCTATGATATCATTACTCCTGAAGACAGGCAGGCCTTATACGACAAGAGCCCTTATAACATTGTCAGAATAGACTTTGGCATCAAGAATCCGGAAGACAACGAGCAGGAGAACAGGTACTCAAGGGCAAAGGCATATCTTGAAAGCTGGCTGAAGGATGAAACGCTTGTTTCGAGCAGCAGGCCCGGGTTCTACTCTTATGAGGTGGCCTATACCATTCAGGGGGAAAAACTGACCTTGAGGGGATTTCTTGGGCTTGTAAAGCTTGAGGCCCTGGGGAAGGGCAATATCCATCCCCATGAATATACGCATTCAAAGCCCAAAAAAGACCGCCTGGACCTTATGCGGTATTGCGAGGCGAACATCAGCCCCATCTTTTCAATATATAACAGCCCCGAAAAAATAGCATCCGGAATACTTCAGGAGAAGGGCAGAGAGAAGCCCTATATAGAGGCAACGGATGCCAGCGGCTCTATTCATCGCCTCTGGCAGATCGATGACGTTAAGGCTGCTGCTGCAATCACTGCTGAATTGGCTGACAAGGCGGTCTTTATCGCTGACGGCCACCACCGGTACGAAACAGCCCTCGAATACCAGAAGGAGATGCAGAAAAAAGAAGGACCTTCTGACTCGCCGAGACCTTATGACTATGTGCTTATGTTCCTTGCGAACATGGCCGACGAGGGTCTCACGATCCTGCCGACGCACAGGCTGGTGAAAGACCTTCCTGCTGATGCGCTTGAACAGCTCTCAAATGACTTCGATATACAGGAGATGAAGATCAGTGATGATATCCTGGCTGCAATTGCCGGCAAGCGGGATGTTTATGGATTTTATACCGGAGGAGATACCTGGTACAGACTGAGCTATAAGGGCGAGGGCATTCATGGGGTGCCGCCGGCGCTCAAGGACCTTGATGTGACGATCCTCCATGATCTGATCTTCAAGCAGCTCCTGGATATTGAAAATGTTTCCTATGAAATGGATCTGCAGAAGTGCCTTCAGGCCGTTCAATCAGGTGATTTCAGCGCCGCCTTTTTTCTGAATCCTACGGGCGTTTATGACGTGGAGAGGGTTGCCCTTGCATCTCTCAGAATGCCGCCTAAGTCAACCTATTTTTATCCCAAGCTTATGACCGGTATGGTTTTGAATATCTTTAAAAATTCTTTATAA
- the gap gene encoding type I glyceraldehyde-3-phosphate dehydrogenase, whose product MALRVAINGFGRIGRNFFRTSKGVADFEIVAINDLTDAPTLAHLLKYDSVHGIFNADVKAKDSSLVVDGKEIKITAERSPENLPWKELGIDIVIESTGLFTDREKAAKHIDAGAKYVLISAPAKEPDITVCLGINEEDLDPAKHKIISNASCTTNCLAPIAKVLHKEFGIVRGLMTTIHSYTNDQRILDLPHKDLRRARAAAISMIPSTTGAAKAIGLVLPELKGKLDGFSMRVTTPNVSVVDLVAEMQKDVTAEEINAAMKKWAEGPMKGVLQYVDIPLVSVDFNGNPHSSIFDATLTRVMEGRMVKVISWYDNEWGYSTRLRDLILYIIKKRG is encoded by the coding sequence ATGGCTTTACGCGTAGCAATTAACGGGTTTGGCAGGATTGGACGGAATTTTTTCAGGACAAGCAAAGGAGTTGCCGACTTTGAGATCGTCGCTATCAATGATCTTACTGATGCCCCGACCCTTGCACATCTTCTCAAATACGACTCAGTGCATGGCATATTCAATGCGGATGTGAAGGCAAAGGACAGCAGTCTCGTTGTGGACGGCAAGGAGATCAAAATAACGGCAGAGCGCTCACCCGAGAACCTGCCCTGGAAGGAACTCGGGATCGATATTGTGATCGAGTCCACAGGTCTCTTCACCGACAGGGAAAAGGCAGCAAAGCATATCGATGCGGGCGCGAAGTATGTTCTGATCTCTGCGCCTGCCAAGGAGCCTGACATCACGGTCTGCCTGGGCATCAACGAAGAGGACCTGGACCCGGCAAAGCACAAGATCATCTCAAACGCCTCCTGCACCACCAACTGCCTTGCCCCGATCGCCAAGGTCCTGCATAAGGAGTTCGGGATTGTCCGGGGCCTGATGACGACAATCCATTCCTATACCAATGACCAGCGGATCCTTGATCTGCCGCATAAGGACCTGAGAAGGGCCCGTGCAGCCGCGATCTCAATGATCCCCTCGACAACCGGCGCTGCCAAGGCAATCGGTCTGGTGCTGCCTGAGCTCAAGGGCAAGCTTGACGGTTTTTCGATGAGGGTCACGACCCCGAACGTCTCGGTAGTTGACCTCGTGGCAGAGATGCAGAAGGATGTTACTGCCGAGGAGATAAACGCTGCCATGAAGAAGTGGGCAGAGGGGCCGATGAAGGGTGTCCTGCAGTATGTCGATATCCCGCTCGTCTCGGTCGATTTCAACGGGAACCCGCATTCCTCGATATTCGATGCGACCCTCACCCGGGTCATGGAGGGCCGCATGGTCAAGGTCATATCCTGGTATGACAATGAATGGGGCTACAGCACGCGGCTTCGGGACCTGATCCTATACATCATCAAAAAAAGAGGGTAG